The Cydia amplana chromosome 9, ilCydAmpl1.1, whole genome shotgun sequence genome includes a region encoding these proteins:
- the LOC134651030 gene encoding dual specificity mitogen-activated protein kinase kinase 4-like produces the protein MSKNGEVSSNQGPSRPSMPKPDLNLFSTEKRKILDLQIGGPSGDDAAFVPFANSAAAPRPRIPARTIRDVLPENTRDRCRIYPSMQSSGKLQLSATEIYDFTADDLIDLGEIGRGAFGAVNKMVHRKTNRVMAVKRIRSTVDEKEQKQLLMDLEVVMKSNDCVYIVQFYGALFKEGDCWICMELMDTSLDKYYKFICERMQTRIPETIIAKITLATVKALNYLKEKLKIIHRDVKPSNILLDRRGNIKLCDFGISGKLVDSIARTRDAGCRPYMAPERIDPGRARGYDVRSDVWSLGITLMEVATGAFPYPRWGSVFEQLQQVVQGDPPRLTNANNAFSNNFVNFVNTCLIKEENQRPKYNRLLEHPFIKGIDQSRADVAAHVCEVLDAMERNGVSPFTTDQPAQAWLD, from the exons ATGTCGAAGAATGGTGAAGTGTCATCAAACCAAG GACCCAGCAGACCTAGTATGCCGAAACCTGATTTGAATCTATTCAGTACCGAAAAACGCAAAATTTTGGATCTTCAAATCGGCGGGCCTTCGGGAGATGATGCGGCTTTCGTGCCTTTCGCTAACTCCGCCGCGGCACCGAGACCTCGCATACCGGCGCGCACCATCAGAGATGTGTTGCCTGAAAACACAAG GGATAGATGCAGGATTTATCCGTCCATGCAGTCATCGGGTAAGCTGCAGCTGTCTGCGACAGAAATTTATGATTTTACCGCTGATGACCTAATTGATCTGGGAGAAATAGGACGAGGTGCCTTTGGAGCTGTAAATAAGATGGTTCATAGGAA AACCAACCGTGTGATGGCTGTGAAACGCATCCGCTCCACCGTGGACGAGAAGGAGCAGAAGCAGCTGCTCATGGACCTGGAGGTAGTCATGAAGAGCAATGACTGTGTATATATCGTGCAGTTCTATGGAGCACTGTTCAAAGAG GGTGACTGTTGGATTTGTATGGAGCTGATGGACACCTCTttagataaatattataagttCATATGTGAGCGGATGCAAACTCGAATACCAGAAACAATCATAGCTAAGATAACCCTAGCTACCGTGAAagctttaaattatttaaaagagAAGCTAAAAATTATTCATAG GGATGTAAAGCCATCAAACATCCTGCTGGACAGAAGGGGCAATATTAAGTTATGTGACTTTGGTATTTCGGGCAAGCTGGTGGACTCGATAGCCCGGACTCGGGACGCCGGGTGCCGGCCGTACATGGCG CCGGAGCGTATCGACCCGGGGCGCGCGCGCGGCTACGACGTGCGCTCGGACGTGTGGTCGCTCGGCATCACGCTCATGGAGGTCGCCACCGGCGCCTTCCCCTACCCGCGCTGGGGCTCCGTGTTCGAGCAGCTGCAGCAGGTGGTGCAGGGCGACCCGCCGCGCCTCACCAACGCCAACAACGCCTTTTCTAACAACTTCGTGAATTTCGTCAACACTTG CCTCATCAAAGAAGAGAATCAGCGTCCAAAATACAACAGGCTGTTGGAACATCCTTTCATCAAAGGCATAGACCAGAGCCGGGCAGACGTGGCGGCGCATGTCTGCGAGGTGCTGGACGCCATGGAGCGGAACGGAGTCAGCCCCTTTACCACCGACCAGCCTGCACAGGCCTGGCTAGACTAA